CACCCGTGGTGTGGTGAAAAACCCGGTCGATCACCCGATGGGTGGTGGAGAAGGTCGCGCGTCGGGAGGCCATCCCAGATCAGCCAAAGGCTTATACGCAAAGGGCTTGAAAACAAGAGCGCCTAAAAAACATTCTTCGAAATACATCGTAGAGAGAAGAAAAAAGAAGTAATCTGATTAATTAATAAACAACTATGAGCAGATCATTAAAGAAGGGTCCGTATATCAATCTGAAATTAGAGAAAAAAGTGAACGCCATGAATGAGAGCGGCAAGAAAACCGTGATCAAGACCTGGGCGCGCGCTTCGATGATATCACCTGATTTTGTGGGACACACCATTGCCGTACACAACGGGAATAAATTCATTCCTGTATATATCACGGAAAACATGGTGGGACATAAGCTTGGCGAATTTGCCGTGACCCGCACATTCCGCGGCCATGCAGGCAACCGCAAGAAATAAGATCAGGGCGCTTAACGAAATAAAAAACAGAAAAAGAGATGAGTGCTAGAAAAAGAATATCAGCCGAACAAAGAAAACAAGAGCGTAAAGAGGTTTCTTTCGCGGTGTTGAAAAACGTTCCCAGTTCGCCCCGTAAAATGCGTTATGTAGCAGATATGGTGCGCGGCATGGAAGTGTTTAAAGCATTGGGCGTTTTGAAATTCTCCAACAAGGAAGCGTCGGGCAAGGTTGAGAAACTGTTGCTCTCGGCCATCGCTAACTGGGAACAGAAGAACGAACGTAAAGCCGAAACCGGCGAATTGTATATTAAGACCATATCCGTGGATGAAGGTGCTACGTTGAAACGTCTCCGTCCTGCACCGCAGGGACGCGGATACAGGATCCGCAAACGCTCCAATCACGTGACGATCGTGGTAGATACATTCAAAAAAGAAGAACAAGAACAAAACTAAGAAGATGGGACAAAAAGTAAATCCGATAGCAAATCGTTTAGGGATCATCAAGGGATGGGACTCTAACTGGTACGGCGGAAATAATTATGGCGACATTTTGCTGGAAGACAGCAAGATCCGCAAATATTTGAATGCCCGTCTTGCCAAAGCAAGTGTATCCCGCATCGTGATTGAGAGGACATTGAAACTCGTGACGATCACAATTTGTACGGCCCGCCCCGGTATCATTATCGGTAAAGGTGGCCAGGAGGTCGACAAATTGAAGGAAGAATTGATGAAGATCACCGATAAAGATATCCAGATCAATATATTTGAGATCAAGAAACCCGAACTCGACGCCGTAATCGTTGCCAATAACGTAGCGCGCCAGATCGAAGGTAAGATCGCGTATCGCCGTGCCGTGAAGATGGCCATCGCTTCCACCATGCGGATGGGGGCAGAAGGGATCAAAATCCAGGTGTCGGGTCGTTTGAACGGTGCTGAAATGGCTCGTTCGGAAATGTACAAGGAAGGAAGAACTCCTCTCCATACTTTCCGTGCCGACATTGATTACGCACAGGCGGAAGCACTTACCAAAGTGGGTCTGATCGGTGTTAAAGTATGGATTTGCCGTGGTGAGGTGTATGGTAAGAAAGACCTGGCACCTTCTTTTGCCACTTCCAAGGAAAACCGGGCCAATAGCGGTGGCAACCGTGGCGGCAACCGTCCCGAAGGAGGCGGCAGAGGCGGTAGACGCAGAAGAAATAAAAACAATGCTTAATTGAAGAAAATATGTTACAGCCAAAGAAAACAAAATTCAGAAGACAGCAGAAAGGCCGTATGAAGGGCAATGCCGGACGGGGCAACCAGCTGGCGTTTGGCTCTTTCGGGATAAAATCACTGCAATCTAAATGGATTACCGGACGCCAGATTGAAGCTGCGCGTATCGCCGTAACACGCTATATGCAGCGTCAGGGACAGGTTTGGGTACGTATTTTCCCCGATAAGCCTATCACTAAAAAGCCTGCTGAAGTACGTATGGGTAAAGGTAAAGGTAATCCTGAAGGATACGTGGCACCTGTTACTCCCGGAAGAATCCTCTTTGAGATAGAAGGTGTACCTTTCGATGTGGCAAAGGAGGCTTTGCGTTTAGCGGCTCAGAAATTGCCGGTTACCACTAAATTTGTGGTGAGAAGAGATTATAATTATGAGCAAAAATCGTAAGGCGAGATGAAGAAACTAGAAGAATTAAAAGAATTATCCGATAAAGACCTGAAAGAAAGATTGGATGCTGAAGTGATCGCGCTCACACAGTTGCGTATCAACCACACCATTACTCCTCTCGACAATTCAGGCTCATTAAAGGAGAAGCGCAGAAACATTGCCCGTATCCATACCGAGTTGCGTGCAAGAGAGTTGAAAAATGATCAATAAATGACAGAATGGAAACGAGAAATTTAAGGAAAGAAAGAATCGGGGTCGTTTTCAGTAATAAGATGGATAAAACCGTCACTGTTGCTGTAAAATGGAAAGAGAAACACCCTATATATGGGAAGTTCGTTAATAAAACGAAGAAATTTCACGCCCATGATGAGAAGAACGACTGTAACATCGGTGATACGGTGCGTATAATGGAAACCCGTCCTTTGAGCAAAACGAAGAGATGGAGAGTGGTTGAAGTAATGGAAAGGGCCAAGTAAGATGATACAACAAGAATCAAGATTAACAGTAACCGACAACAGTGGAGCCAAAGAAGCGCTCTGTATCCGTGTTCTGGGTGGTACCGGAAGACGTTATGCATCGGTAGGGGATGTGATTGTTGTAGCTATCAAGAGCACAATCCCTTCGAGTGATATTAAGAAAGGCGCTGTATCAAAAGCGATCATCGTCCGTACGAAAAAGGAGATCCGTCGTGCCGACGGTTCATATATCCGTTTCGACGACAATGCCTGCGTTCTTTTGAACAATGCAGGAGAGTTGAGGGCCAGCCGTATTTTCGGTCCGGTTGCCCGTGAGTTGCGTGCGACGAACATGAAGATCGTTTCCTTGGCTC
This window of the Proteiniphilum saccharofermentans genome carries:
- the rpsS gene encoding 30S ribosomal protein S19; translated protein: MSRSLKKGPYINLKLEKKVNAMNESGKKTVIKTWARASMISPDFVGHTIAVHNGNKFIPVYITENMVGHKLGEFAVTRTFRGHAGNRKK
- the rplV gene encoding 50S ribosomal protein L22 yields the protein MSARKRISAEQRKQERKEVSFAVLKNVPSSPRKMRYVADMVRGMEVFKALGVLKFSNKEASGKVEKLLLSAIANWEQKNERKAETGELYIKTISVDEGATLKRLRPAPQGRGYRIRKRSNHVTIVVDTFKKEEQEQN
- the rpsC gene encoding 30S ribosomal protein S3, whose amino-acid sequence is MGQKVNPIANRLGIIKGWDSNWYGGNNYGDILLEDSKIRKYLNARLAKASVSRIVIERTLKLVTITICTARPGIIIGKGGQEVDKLKEELMKITDKDIQINIFEIKKPELDAVIVANNVARQIEGKIAYRRAVKMAIASTMRMGAEGIKIQVSGRLNGAEMARSEMYKEGRTPLHTFRADIDYAQAEALTKVGLIGVKVWICRGEVYGKKDLAPSFATSKENRANSGGNRGGNRPEGGGRGGRRRRNKNNA
- the rplP gene encoding 50S ribosomal protein L16 → MLQPKKTKFRRQQKGRMKGNAGRGNQLAFGSFGIKSLQSKWITGRQIEAARIAVTRYMQRQGQVWVRIFPDKPITKKPAEVRMGKGKGNPEGYVAPVTPGRILFEIEGVPFDVAKEALRLAAQKLPVTTKFVVRRDYNYEQKS
- the rpmC gene encoding 50S ribosomal protein L29, producing MKKLEELKELSDKDLKERLDAEVIALTQLRINHTITPLDNSGSLKEKRRNIARIHTELRARELKNDQ
- the rpsQ gene encoding 30S ribosomal protein S17: METRNLRKERIGVVFSNKMDKTVTVAVKWKEKHPIYGKFVNKTKKFHAHDEKNDCNIGDTVRIMETRPLSKTKRWRVVEVMERAK
- the rplN gene encoding 50S ribosomal protein L14, with product MIQQESRLTVTDNSGAKEALCIRVLGGTGRRYASVGDVIVVAIKSTIPSSDIKKGAVSKAIIVRTKKEIRRADGSYIRFDDNACVLLNNAGELRASRIFGPVARELRATNMKIVSLAPEVL